AATGCTGATTTATGTCAGTATCTGGCCCACAGTTATGAGACCATGCTACATTCCCCTCCCAACCACCCCCCAAGAGGGAGAATTTAGCCTTTTGACGATACATTTGAAATTCTGCGTATGCATTTCAAGGTTAGTAAAGAAACACTGCTGGTTTTTCCACCTgtggagaaaaacagcaaaagggCATCCTGACGTTACAGCAACAAGAAACTGCAATTTCTTACCAGTGTGAGTTCTAATGTGTCCTTGAAGTAGCCAGGGTCTAGAGAAAGCCTTTCCGCAGATCTTGCAGACACAAGGTAGTGTGTGGGTCCTGATGTGCATCTTAAGCGCTCCCAGGCTGACATACTCCTTGTCACAGTACTTGCAGCTGAACGATTTCCTAGACTGGGCATCACAGTGCAGCTGCTTATGTTTGGCCAACCCAGAGAAAGTTGAATAGGTCTTGTTACATAAACTGCACTGAAACTTTTCGGCTTCGATTGCATGGGGGTCTGAAAGCTTGGACTGGATTCTCTCTTCTTCATCACTAATGGGACTTTCTGAACCACTGTGATCTTTGGAGGAGGTGTCAGACGGTGGAGGTGGGCTGACTCTTCCCAAAGATGAGGGGTATCCAGAAAGCGGAGAGAGGTCGCTGGGTAATGGAGACGGTAGCAGCCCGGTTGTAGTCCACACGGTAATCGGATTGTAAGCTACTGAGCTCAGGATCTCTGGCTGTGGTATGATAGGGACTGGATAGCTTTCATACAGGTATGGGGATATAATcactggagaaagaagaaaattttaaggtaagagaagcaaaaagtacttcaaaaggcagcaaaattaacattttgggGATTATAAGGTGGCTAAATTAAACACCCGGTATGGTCATCTGAATACAAGGAGGATTAAGGAAATACTATTTCATACATGCATTCTGATGGGCAGAGACAGTGCCCTTGGACAGACAAATTACAGCTGGAGAGTCTCTTCAAGGCCGCATGCTGTTTCTAAAGCTGTGCAGCCTGATACAATGAAGCAGTGAAACTTCCTGAGGGATTTGGATAAAAGTTTCATTTCCACCACGAGCAGATACAGAACAGGAAAACTCCAAATCCTCTCTAAGTAACTGCGTTCAAGTGGATGAGCAAACTTTGTGATTCATTCTGGGCAGCACTGACATATTTCTCCAAACTCCCTCCttgtaagcaaaagaaaaaagagctagCGATGAACTAACCCATTCCCTGAAGCCTGAAAAGCAATCCCACCCCTCCTCATTACTGCCACGCAACGACCGCGACCTCAGAAGCGACGCGGTGGCATTAGATTTCATTTTGTTACCTGTATGAGTGTCCAGCTCGCTGTAATTGGGCTTCTTGGATGAATTGAAATGCTTCTTGACCAGGAAGGAGCGTGGCATTTTGGATGCAGGGGTTCTCCTTCTTCCAGGCTCTCCTCGCGGGTGGGTGTCACGGTGCGcagcacacacgcacgcacacgcaATCACTGCGAGCGCATCGGTCCCTACcgcgctgcctgccccgcgcAGTCCATCCGCTGGGGCTGTGTAGTGGCAGTGCAGAGGCGCCTTGAAAAGTGCCGTAAATACCCCCTCGTCAGGTGCAGGGGGGAAGGGTTTTCCGCTCCTCCAATCACTTCGGGATGTTCTCAAGCACTTTTCCAAAGAGGCTGTTTTTCTGGGAGggctctggggctgctggcaggagggatCCAATCCCTGCTCGGAGGGTTTGGTTCAGGTTTCAGCTCCTCCCGCTGGAGACAGCTGTGAACCGAGGAGCAAGCTGTGGTCAGAGCGCGTTATCCTGCCACAAAGTGGGTGTCTGCTGCTCTGTAGAATTTCAGTCTAGAAAAATGTGTTGGtcaaagtgcttttaaaaaaaaggtcagtTTACTGATTCagctgaattctttttttcttactgacaGAGGCCTGGATAAGTCATAGgcactgaaactttttttttttttttcttttttaacccgAGTCTGGTTTCCAGATGTTTGATACAAGAATTACAATGGAACAAACTGTTCATTAAGGGCAGAAGGGGGGGACATTACAAGATAACAAGTTAGCCCGCAGAGCTAATGGAAGCCTTTGAACTGACTGTGTGCCTGCTCCGTTTGGGAACTGCCTTTGAATAGTTGCGTCTAGGAAAGGCTGGAGACAAACAGCCTGCCTCCCTAACCTGCGCCCTTCCAGGCAGAAGGGCCAGCGAGATACTGCAAGGGAGTTCAAGGAAAGGGAGAAGCCCTGGCAAAGATGACATTTCAGAGCAGGGTGATAGGTTTTATATAACATGCATACTGCTTCAGACTGTTCAAATGaagaatactttcttttttactttaaaaatctgcagaatGCAAaacctcagcctttccttcctTGCGACGAGTTATGTCACTCTTTTGCCTATCCTCTTAAAGCACTGCCAAGGAAATTTTCCTAGTTATCCAAAGCAGTTAAAAGATGCACAGAtaagcacccccccccccccccccccccaaattataGACTGGGTAATttaaatgcctcttaaacatcTTTCTCCATTAGTATATGTAGGACCTCGTGATTTCCTATGAAGGTATAATCTGTATTATGTATTTCATTTAGGATGAAAGTCTCTTAAATGTGCCACAGAATTTTCTGGTTATCTAGATTTATTTGGAGATGTTTAGTCACAGAtaggttttttaattttaaaatatttgcattttgaaaatatggaCAGCTGAATGCTGGTAAATTGCTAACAGAAATTACACTCTGATTGACTcttgctctgccctccccacctcTTCCCCCCTCCTAGTGTATTAACTACACCTGCCTGGGCACATACAGGTATGCCATGCCGGTGTGCCGCTAGGGCTCTGTCCTGTCGGGAGGCGGCGCAGAGGGGTGTTTTACAGAGACCACCCCAGCCCTTTTTTGCAGCAGGTGTTGGAATAgacatgaggggaaaaaaaaaaaaatccctctgttTCTGTTAAGACACGTAAGAGTAAAGTGCTTTGTCAAGTTGCGTGACCTTAATCTCAGGGATGCCAAAACAAGTGCAGGGAAAGTTAGCCATTTTCaagaactgattaaaaaaatttagcTGTTCTGCATCTAACCGGTGTCTGTCAGTGAAAGGTGTCACATGGATTTCCAAGCTGCAGGGAACACACCCAGGCTatgggaggaaagggaaagtggcaagggaagggactTCCCAGGTACCTGCTTCACAGCTGGGGTGGAGGAACAGATGCAGCTCTTCACAGAAGGGAGAGCGGCGCTTGCAGAGACACAAGCTGTTGCTTTCCTCAACTCCACAGCAATGAAGAAATCCaccaagcatttttaaaaggttgcATTAGTGGTCCTGCTCCCCTCTCAGCTCTGTTCCATCTGAGaagtccccatcccctgccaaCTCTGGGAAAGCATTGCATTTCAGGATGTGAGGCATTAGTCTGTATCTAAATAGTCTGTTACATGAGCTGTGATTCAGACCTTGAGCTGGTTTAAGTTTGTGTGTTGAAATGAATGGAGCCATGCAGATTTTCACTGGCTCGGGATCTGTTCTTTTGTATGTTTGTTAAAAGTAAAGGGTCTGATTCACCAGTGAGGCACTCCCTCGCGGGGCATTTTCACCAGCATAACACCGGAGTGATGCAGTTTAAATTAATTGCACTTATATAAATCACAGGAGCGTAAGCAGTTAGCCCACTGGCTGAGCTGATTGAAGGATGTTAGGAATTGGATGGAAGGCATGTTATTACATGGTCCTGAAAGGATATTAGCAGCACATACTACCTGAGTGAGGTCTGCTGTCAAAAAAAGGGAGAGTCTGCGTGAGGAGTGGGTGAGTCAGAGTAAACAGGTGTTCTGGCTGTTTACGGCAAATGTGGATGAGAGGGCACTCAGAGACGTGCAGCATCCATCCCCGTGCAAGAAAGGCAACACAAAGGTCGAGTGCGAAGACGGGAGGTTTCCCCTCcttgggggaggcagggaggtgtGGGGATTGCAGAGGGTGGCGGATGGCTCTGAATGTCACGCTGCCTGCGGGCAAAGCCTTGCACCCACCTCCGAAAAATCAGGCCTAGAGCTTCCTTCTCACATTTTACAAGTACTTGGTCTTTTAGGGATTCtttatgtttttactttgaaagCTCGTGTAAAGCTTTCTTGAGCTCTCTTGTTAATGCCACTGTGCTGCTAATtgctgctctgcaaagcagGTAGGAAATGATCAGAGCAATTCTCTTGCCTGAAACCCTGGCATGTGCTTTGCACCAACTAAATGATTAGGACCAAAGTTTCAACCATGCagcagaaatggctttttttttcttttttttttatttttttttttttcctttttaacatcAGGCTGCTTGTTCACATGCCAAAATAACAACCTGTATCCTCACTGTAGTCTCCCCATTTCTGACAGCTCCACCAAATCCCTTTCCTTGTCAGGCTTTCTGAGAAGGGCAGCAACTTTTGTTACTCAGCTTTCTGGAAATGGAAGGGTGCCAGAACTATGTTTTTTATCAAAGAAGGACCCAAGCTAAGCCATCACCAGCTTAGTGCTTCTCGTGACAGCATTTATGTCCTTACCAAGCATCAATTACTAGCAAGATCGTGgatcagaaaatattaaatatctgGATAAACCACACAGAATcaagaaaaatagtttcagAATATTAGATGAGTTATGCTGGATCACAGTTCCCAGAACACAATATATTTCTCAGGCAGCACTCTTAAGTACATTCTGCCTGGACCTGCCATGGAGCCCATGGAAGGCAGTACAGTGAGGTTCAGAGGAACCCCCAGGAGACACCAAGCCCAGCGGAGCATACCAAAAATAGCTCCGGAGGTTTATTGATGCAGGTGACGAATTCATACCGGAAGAggtaaaagcaaaaagtaaCTCACGCTTACAGCGAAGCTTGTGCAATTCATAAGCCTCCtacatttcaaaggaaagtgTGAAATGgttaatataagaaaaaaaaagaagagttcgGTTTTCAATAGCCAGCTGAATGTAGAACATATCAACTCAGCTGCAGTGGTACTCTgtgcttttgtatttctctcttaGTGCCAGCTGGTATATCCTGGGAAAGTAAGGAAATGGTGTaacttttggaagaaggaaagatttAGTAGAGCTAGAAGGTGAGGAGTACCTCAACTGTGATTAGGTTGGATGTCAGAGAGGAATAAGCCCAAAATTAACAGAGTAGAGGGAAACAATCAGGGAATGGTATTCCTTCCCATTGCCCCAACATATATGccttaagaattttttttaaacacatttttaggataccttttctttcatgttttgctCATCCTTCCAAATGCTGACCTGAACTCTCAGCAGAAATGGCAGCAAATTTAAAGAAGGACCATTATAGAATCTTGTCAAGTTCAATGAGTCAGAATAAACTTGTGCATTTTGGAAAGTTTTTCCAATTCAAGTaaaaaatctctgcattttGAGGATTTTGCACcaataaatacagcttttctaaAATTGGATAACTGAGTCAGTTATCAAGTACAGTTCTGTAACAGGATCTGAACTTCTGAGATTCAGAAAGATTATGAAATGCGTTTGCTTTTAGGACATGTTATAGAACTAAGTGTTCCTCTATATTTTGGTTAATTCAGGTTTGTAATTCCAGTTTAAGCCTGT
This sequence is a window from Pelecanus crispus isolate bPelCri1 chromosome 2, bPelCri1.pri, whole genome shotgun sequence. Protein-coding genes within it:
- the SNAI2 gene encoding zinc finger protein SNAI2; the protein is MPRSFLVKKHFNSSKKPNYSELDTHTVIISPYLYESYPVPIIPQPEILSSVAYNPITVWTTTGLLPSPLPSDLSPLSGYPSSLGRVSPPPPSDTSSKDHSGSESPISDEEERIQSKLSDPHAIEAEKFQCSLCNKTYSTFSGLAKHKQLHCDAQSRKSFSCKYCDKEYVSLGALKMHIRTHTLPCVCKICGKAFSRPWLLQGHIRTHTGEKPFSCPHCNRAFADRSNLRAHLQTHSDVKKYQCKNCSKTFSRMSLLHKHEESGCCVAH